A single Oncorhynchus nerka isolate Pitt River linkage group LG10, Oner_Uvic_2.0, whole genome shotgun sequence DNA region contains:
- the b3gnt2b gene encoding N-acetyllactosaminide beta-1,3-N-acetylglucosaminyltransferase 2 translates to ISSFLPPFKVLLPSKRFWSKLAPSQAYWNRQQQRLDLQHNPILASSNSNNTSDDDDVRPVPDWLNDTGLNPDPCQPDYRVTTHVKDYNSLPPRFKDFLLYMRCRSYPLVVDQPHVCQKTRRGEPPFLLLAVKSLAPHFDRRQAIRQSWGRAGVLANRTVVTVFLLGNTTAVDHHPDLSEMLRYENTHHRDILQWDYRDSFFNLTVKEVLFLDWMTTRCPGAQFVFKGDDDVFVNTLRILAFLKGLSGPRARDLFVGDVITNAGPNRDKKVKYFIPESLFVGKYPPYAGGGGYLYSGDLARRLHGASQHVPLYPIDDVYTGMCLRKLGLGPEKHKGFKTFDIEEKYRRNPCAYKGLMLVHSRTPQEMIQIWAWLNDPNLTCQ, encoded by the exons ATTTCGTCCTTCCTTCCTCCAttcaaggtccttctcccctccAAGCGCTTCTGGTCCAAACTGGCTCCTAGTCAGGCCTACTGGAACCGCCAGCAACAGAGACTGGACCTCCAACACAACCCCATCCTCGCCTCCTCCAATAGTAACAACACTagcgatgatgatgatgtcagacCTGTCCCTGATTGGCTCAACGACACGGGGCTGAACCCTGACCCCTGCCAACCGGACTACAGAGTCACCACTCACGTGAAAGACTACAATTCCCTACCTCCTCGTTTTAAAGACTTCCTGCTCTACATGCGCTGTCGGTCGTACCCTCTAGTGGTGGACCAGCCTCACGTCTGCCAAAAGACCCGGAGAGGGGAGCCGCCCTTCCTCCTACTGGCCGTCAAATCCCTCGCTCCTCACTTTGACCGCCGCCAGGCCATCCGCCAGTCGTGGGGTCGAGCCGGCGTCCTCGCCAACCGGACGGTTGTCACGGTGTTCCTGCTCGGCAACACCACGGCCGTGGACCACCACCCAGATCTGTCGGAGATGCTGCGCTATGAGAACACTCACCACCGCGACATCCTGCAG TGGGACTACCGGGATTCGTTCTTCAACCTGACCGTCAAGGAGGTGCTCTTCCTGGACTGGATGACCACACGCTGCCCTGGAGCTCAGTTCGTCTTTAAAGGGGACGATGACGTCTTTGTCAATACGTTGAGGATCCTGGCCTTCCTCAAGGGCCTCTCGGGGCCCCGGGCAAGGGACCTGTTTGTAGGGGATGTGATCACCAACGCGGGGCCGAACAGGGATAAAAAGGTGAAGTACTTCATCCCAGAGAGTTTGTTCGTTGGCAAGTACCCGCCATACGCAGGCGGAGGGGGGTATCTGTACTCCGGGGACCTGGCCAGGCGGCTGCACGGAGCCTCGCAGCACGTACCTCTCTACCCAATCGACGACGTCTACACAGGGATGTGTCTGAGGAAACTGGGGCTGGGGCCGGAGAAGCATAAAGGCTTCAAGACGTTTGACATTGAGGAGAAGTACAGGAGGAACCCGTGTGCCTATAAGGGTCTGATGCTGGTACACAGCCGGACACCGCAGGAGATGATCCAGATCTGGGCCTGGCTCAATGACCCCAACTTGACCTGTCAGTAA